A window from Dermacentor variabilis isolate Ectoservices unplaced genomic scaffold, ASM5094787v1 scaffold_16, whole genome shotgun sequence encodes these proteins:
- the LOC142568033 gene encoding uncharacterized protein LOC142568033 translates to MVSQATLTRLEQTYHDAPCKFSRALIRVLFTDEELANKTLFGRQANSHKENKVKAALDQKRVSAVLEYTCSRFKCSDMKVKRSLGSMLQKMGAKNDTCSEE, encoded by the exons ATGGTGTCTCAGGCCACACTGACGAGGCTGGAACAAACCTACCATGATGCTCCATGCAAATTCTCAAGGGCACTGATTAGGGTGCTTTTCACTGATGAGGAGCTTGCCAACAAGACACTTTTTGGCCGGCAGGCAAACAGCCATAAagaaaacaaggtgaaagcagcctTGGACCAGAAGAGGGTCTCTGCAGTCCTTG AATACACATGCAGCAGATTCAAATGCTCAGATATGAAAGTAAAGAGAAGCCTGGGCTCTATGCTGCAAAAAATGGGAGCGAAGAATGACACCTGTTCCGAGGAATGA